The proteins below are encoded in one region of Longimicrobiaceae bacterium:
- a CDS encoding Ig-like domain-containing protein, translating into MSRPRMLRSAPALALLLLSCVGDSPTAVRPDPDPNAPPAAIVATSGVGQAGTAEVALGGPLVVKVTDARGKGLHGIEVSWTVSPGGGALSAASSRTDSIGEARTLWTLGAAGTHTVTASVSGLPPVTFSATAAPPKPARIERVAGDGQTGEAGAALADSLAVKVVSAAGTPVGGVAVEWKVTAGGGTLAGSASTDAQGVAKARWALGGAGEN; encoded by the coding sequence GCTCCGGCTCTCGCTCTGCTCCTGCTCTCCTGCGTGGGTGATTCGCCCACCGCGGTTCGGCCCGATCCTGACCCGAACGCTCCGCCCGCCGCCATCGTGGCCACGTCCGGGGTCGGACAGGCCGGAACGGCGGAGGTCGCCCTGGGTGGTCCGCTGGTGGTGAAGGTGACGGATGCCCGGGGGAAGGGCCTCCACGGGATCGAGGTCTCCTGGACGGTCAGCCCCGGCGGGGGGGCGCTCTCCGCCGCCTCCAGCCGGACCGACTCCATCGGGGAGGCACGTACCCTCTGGACGCTGGGTGCGGCCGGGACGCATACGGTCACCGCCTCGGTGAGTGGTCTGCCGCCGGTCACCTTTTCGGCGACCGCCGCGCCGCCGAAGCCGGCGCGGATCGAGCGGGTGGCCGGGGACGGGCAGACGGGCGAGGCGGGTGCGGCGCTGGCCGACTCGCTCGCGGTGAAGGTGGTCTCGGCCGCGGGCACCCCGGTGGGCGGCGTCGCCGTGGAATGGAAGGTCACCGCGGGCGGGGGCACCCTGGCCGGGAGCGCGTCCACGGACGCGCAGGGGGTAGCAAAGGCGCGCTGGGCGCTCGGCGGCGCGGGCGAGAAC